From Firmicutes bacterium HGW-Firmicutes-1, the proteins below share one genomic window:
- a CDS encoding DUF4184 domain-containing protein: MPFTFAHPLAVLPLGKKKNKYFDFTALIIGSMAPDFEYFIHFKPYQMYGHTLLGQLFYNMPLVIIIAFIYHYILKESIIINLPNPYSTYYNYLIKKRWTIFSKRAFIMFVYSALIGMFTHLIWDSFTHIEGYFVTKIVILSKSITLINYKIPIYKILQHGSTVIGLTIIVFCLWKIKEINPINNLDNISKVSKARFWIGFIVISIFIEIIAIFLLKDFSIGSVIVGFISSGFIGITLNSLINKRIR; the protein is encoded by the coding sequence ATGCCATTTACATTTGCCCACCCCTTAGCAGTTTTGCCGTTAGGTAAAAAGAAAAACAAGTATTTTGATTTTACTGCATTAATTATAGGATCAATGGCTCCAGATTTTGAATATTTCATTCATTTTAAGCCCTATCAAATGTATGGACATACTTTATTGGGACAGTTGTTTTACAACATGCCATTAGTTATAATCATTGCGTTTATTTATCATTATATCTTAAAGGAATCAATAATTATAAATCTACCTAATCCATATAGTACATATTATAATTATTTGATTAAGAAGAGATGGACAATATTCTCTAAAAGAGCGTTTATTATGTTTGTGTATTCTGCTTTAATAGGAATGTTCACACATTTGATTTGGGATAGCTTTACACATATAGAAGGCTATTTTGTAACTAAAATAGTAATCCTTTCTAAAAGTATTACTTTGATTAATTACAAAATTCCAATCTATAAGATATTACAACATGGAAGTACAGTCATTGGGTTGACGATAATAGTATTTTGTTTATGGAAAATTAAAGAGATAAATCCCATAAATAACTTAGATAATATAAGTAAAGTTTCAAAAGCAAGGTTTTGGATTGGTTTTATTGTAATAAGCATCTTTATTGAAATTATTGCAATATTTTTGCTGAAGGATTTTTCTATAGGTAGTGTGATTGTAGGGTTTATAAGTAGTGGATTCATAGGTATTACTTTGAATTCCTTGATAAATAAAAGAATCAGGTAA